DNA from Bombina bombina isolate aBomBom1 unplaced genomic scaffold, aBomBom1.pri scaffold_2188, whole genome shotgun sequence:
tcactctgataaggtagttctgcgtactgccttgggttttcttcccaaggttgtttctgataagaatattattcaatagattgttgttccttctttgcgtcctaacccttcttctcataaggagcgtttgttgcacaacctggatgtggttcgtgcattgaaatattatttgcaggtgactaaggattttcaccagtcttttcatgttttttttatgttttttctgggaagcgtaagggtaagaaagctatggctacttctctttcttgttggttgaggagtgttattcgcttggcatatgagactgctggtcagctgcctcctgagagaatcacggctcattccacgagggctgattcatcttcttgggctttcaaaaatggagcttctgtagatcagcattgcaaggctgcgacttggtcatctttgcatactttttctaaattttacaaatttgaaaggttcttcaagcagtggtgccttctgtttaggttaactgtcttgtccctcccttatcattcgtgtcctctagcttgagtattggttcccaacagtaattaagatgatccgtggactcaccgtgtcattagaaagaaaacatttatttattcttacctgataaatgtatttatttcttgacacggtgagtccacggcccgcccttttatTCAGACAGTTTGCTTCTCTATAAACTTCAggtacctctgcaccttagattacttcctttctcctttccctttggtcgaatgactggggattgtgggtagggggagtggtatttaacggcttttgctgtggtgctctttgccgcctcctgctggttaggagtgatattcccaacagtaattaagatgatccgcggACTCACCGTTTCAAGAAATAGATAAATTTATAAGGtatgaataaattatgttttttatgatgtGGTACTGCAGTAGCAATTCTCCCATCATTCTGAATATTTTCTGCGAACAATGATTAATAAAACAACTGATTGTGCAGCTAGCAGCATTTAAATCACCCCATTGAAATGTTCTACAAGGAAGTAGACCCTATGGAAATCTCTGATAGGGGGTTGTCAACAGCTCTGTATACGAAGAAAATTTCAAATGGTTTCTTATTTGTAGATAAAACAGATACAtcaatttgattttttcttttaatgtaatgATATATTTAATAATTTCATGAAAGCATGGATCACGAGATTACGTTAGATTAAATGTGTATGTTGATAACATTAAATGAAGATTGTTCTTAAGTTTATTTATTGTATGGCCATATTATCCATGTTCAGAAAGATGTGTTTATGATTCATGCTGTATTGCatattaatgaaaaaaatgaaaaaggttAAAACTGGCATGATATTCTCTGTTAGGCTTCAGAGATAGAAAAACGTGATATGACTGCACGTAGAAGATCTCCTTCTCCTCTTAACATATCAAAGCGACCTCCTTCACCAACAACTGAAAAGTAAGTGCATGATATATTTAGGtgcagtagaaaaaaaaatatggttctcacttaaagggacactgaacccacattttttttttgtgtgattcagatagcgcattacattttaagcaactttctaatttactcatattatcacattttcttcattctcttggtatctttatttgaaatgcaagaatgtaagtttagatgccggcccatttttggtgaacaacctgggttgttcttgctgattggtggataaattcatccaccaataaaaaaagtgctgtccagagttctcaaccaataaaaaaagcttagatgccttctttttcaaataaagataccaagagaacaaagaaaaattgataataggagtaaattataaagttacttaaagggacagtctaggccaaaataaactttcatgattcagatagagcatgtaattttaaacaattttccaatttacttttattaccaattttgctttgttctcttggtattcttagttgaaagcttaacctaggaggttcatatgctaatttcttagaccttgaagccctcctctttcagattgcattttaacagtttttcaccactagagggtgttagttcacgtatttcatatagataacactgtgctcgtgcacgaaaagttatctgggagcaggcactaattggctagacttTTGTGTcccagactgcaagtctgtcaaaagaactgaaaaaaggggcagtttgcagaggcttagatacaagataatcacagaggttaaaagtatattattataaatgtgttagttatgcaaaactgggaaatgggtaataaagggattatctatcgtttaaaacaataaaaattctggtgtagactgtccctttaaaattgcatactctatctgaatcatgaaaaaataaatttgggttcagtgtccctttaatgttaacatTGGATTTCTCTTTTAGTAAAAGGACACAAAAGGTCCGCTCACCATCTCCAAGCCTTTCAAAAAccaggctttcttctccttctgccACCCAAAAGCCTGTTCCTATTCAGCGACCACCACTTACAGCAAATGTCTTAAATGTTACCAaaaagaatgcagggtcagaattaCAGCCAAAGGAGAAAGCAGAGGAATGTGTAAGCTCAGAGTCCAAATCGTCACCAGTATCAGAAAAGGAGACACCTTCAGTTGCTACAAAGACCAAAgagggtaagtatttttttttttttttaaaagagagagaaaacatgatgattaccttaataataacaatttaaatagttgtattaaacttaaacaataaaaatgatatttcattTTAAATGCTTGCCCCTCCATCCATACACTTCCTTGTGCTGATCTATTCTACTCCAAACAATATTCTATTCAgtaagcttcttgaaacttagtatgggttgagtTTGTGTACATAGATTTACAGAGTagtaatggcattaaagggacagaaaaaccaAAACTAaacgttcataattcagaaagaacatgcaatttttctctcttgtaatttacttcgttctcctggtatccattgttgaaaagcatacagaggtaggatcagaagcaatgtactactgtgtGCTAGATCCTTGTCActttctcacccaatgtgttcagctaggcctcaGTAcatcattgctctccttcaacaaaggataccaagataatgaagcaaatttgataatagaaataaatttgaaaattctatgctctatctgaaacccaaaagttttctttcataatcatGTCCGTTTAAGGTCTTTTTCTCATCTCtctgtttattttataaaaaaaattctgtgaagAAGGGGAATGTTATTTTTTCGACACAAatattttgagaactacaaaactgaTAATATTTCCAAAATAATCTGACAAAAACCTCTAGTAGAGCATGAGATTGGTGATGGATTTAATTAATTTAGCAAAAAATattactgctataaatatacagaatcttgctatataattaaaaatgaatccttatttcaggatgaatgacctttagattataatgtatcttacatAGAAACTATCTTTATATAGATTTCTTTCTGATGGCAGTGAGAGGCcacgagaacattcataacctatgggaatactcgacctggccatcaggaggaggcaaataccccccaaacaaagctacaaatatcccaatatccctcccacttcccccacccTCTCAGTAGATCTTTGCCTTGTATCATGGAGGTAGGCGCTCTGTAAAAACAATAAATTGTCTTAACATGGATTGGCTCTTATTAAGAGCTGGGGATG
Protein-coding regions in this window:
- the LOC128643554 gene encoding uncharacterized protein LOC128643554, with translation ASEIEKRDMTARRRSPSPLNISKRPPSPTTENKRTQKVRSPSPSLSKTRLSSPSATQKPVPIQRPPLTANVLNVTKKNAGSELQPKEKAEECVSSESKSSPVSEKETPSVATKTKEGPRKQPAEEFPRGLSPVDPTAASQVSADADLPVQQPMNANKVASECCENSSTNLAV